DNA sequence from the Malus sylvestris chromosome 10, drMalSylv7.2, whole genome shotgun sequence genome:
TCATGCATGCACGTTGGGATGGACCTGCTGTACTTGATCCCAAAAAGTTGACTAAAACTTATAAACACCTAAACGGTTGTTATCACGATCTCTGCCTATGTCTGGAATGAATACACAACTTGTTTCAAGATTATTTAGTTCATTTGATGTGGGATGACCTTTATATAAGCAATATTATCTCCCTGGTGTGCGTCACTACCTACACCTCAAACTAACTCCACATAAACAACAAAAGATTTCTGAAACAACTACCATTTGAATTCTACGATGCCCAGCAGTAACATACAAAACCTACACCTCAAACTAAGCTCCACAGAAACAACTAAAGttttttgaaacaaataaaGTTTTTTGAAACAACTACCAATTGAATTCTATGATGCCCAGCCACACAACAATGTGAAAATCATTTATGAATGAACTGAACTCTACATTTTAAAGGAATCAAAGAAAGTGAAATTTGAAAAactaaaaggaaataaaaaagaaaagagtaaTTCAAGAGAGGCACACAAGCAGCTCTCGTTgcacaaaaacaaattttgattaaaaaagaacaaaagacaCTAGTTTAAATCTGACCTTTAGCCGTGAGAGGAACTGAAAGTTCACATGAACCTACAGGGAGTTGTAGCTTATCTCTCAACGTGTTCAGTTTTGGTTCATAAAGCCATACATTCCCTTCCCGTCTGACAAGCTCTTTGCAAGTGAACAAATTTGGGATTGGGAAACAGTCTGTCACCAAAAGCACATGCACTGGGTGATACGCTTTGGAAGCTGCAGCCAGCCTTGCTGCTTCAAGCTGCAAGTGCAACCGAGCCACATCTCTTGACCAGCTGCCTGACTTGTTGCAGGGAAGCTTGACAGCAATCAGATCAAGCCTTGGTTTTCCAGGAATCTGAAGCTTTGGTAGGGAGGGGCAAGTAGGAACTTCAAAGTCTTCCTCTTCATCTATCCATTCAGGGAACAGGGTTTCCCATGTTATGTTGTTCGACGCATGATTGAGGCGTAGAACAACATGCTCACAATCTGGCAACAGCTCCTTCCAATGGTCAATCTCAGCATCATTAAAGTTTAACAAGCCAATTCCCTGATAATCCTTTCTGTCTGCCAGATTTTCAATAGCATCAGAAATTTCATCCCAGTTAATTTCTACAGATGATATGTAATGTAAATCTTGAGCAACACTCTTTCTTGTCGACCTGTCTTCAGAAGTTGGGCTGCAGGCAGTAAACTTCTGTTACAAAATATTTCCACTGGTAGAGAGAGCAaagccaacaaaaaaaaaaaaaaaagaccaaatCCCATTTTCTTTACAAAGAAGGGTGCACTGACTATATTTTTCCAGGTGGGGAAATACCTCTCGAAAACCTCAACGCAAAGAAGAAGTATATATTGAAGCAAGAAAATGGGAATAAAAGAATAAGTAAAAGCAATGTGATGAGCTAACAGGGATATACTGAGATATGGAACGGGATTTATCATCTGAATGATAAACACCAGGAGAGAAGATAAGCGTGAGAAAAGTCCCCAATAAAATAACAGCCAACACAAGCTTCAAGGTGGGCTTGCAGTTCAAGGTTCTATCTTGCACGGGAACGTGGAGGAACTTCTCAATATCTTTAAAATCTTTGTTCCTCTGGGGCCTTCTTTTGTTAGAGTCGTCACTGAAACAAAAAGGGATTCATAGCTACATGAGACCATCATTCAGTAAATAAGTGAATGCAATTGGAACCAAGTTCCACCCACCAATACAATCGATTGTTCGGCAATCAACTCCATCATTGGGAATGCACTCTTCACAGATATGTTAAAACagcaaatatatgaataatgaATGTTCTACATCCCCATTGAAAGAACCCAAGAACCCGATCGCGAAAGTAATCCCTTGCACCATCACCATTCACCAACTATAAGCCGTTCAATTCAGACAGTGTAAATAAACTATAACCTAATCATTACCAAAACTCCTCAATTCAAATTcacactaaaataataaaataaaaatcataaatcATAAATGGTTCCAGACCCACTATTCATCAAAATTCATGAATCCTGACccgaattttgaattttgagttgCCAACACAAAAATTCAAGTGAGCGTTTTCTTACATGATCATTTTTTTGGAGTATGGAAATTACAAATCGAACACTGTCGGCAAAACGAATGCAAATTACACTAAAAATAGTGAGAATATATACAGAGAGAGAAGGGTAGTAACCTGGCAGAAGTAGAAAGGCGGTGTCGGGGCTCAATGGGAGTTGGGGAGGAAGCTCTCATGGTTGCTGATTCAGTAGAAGAAGAAGCCTGGGGaggaaccaccaccaccaccagtcTCTGTTGTTGCTGTTTTGTGAAAACGACGAGATGGGGGAATATTTGGCAAGACACAAAACAATTGGGGAATATTTTCTATaacatttaaaaatatatatatgcaaagtGACAAAGAAAcgaattctgaaaaaaaaaaaaactgggaaTCTACGATCTGTGTGTGATGGaaggactctctctctctgtcagtATTGTTATTGTGGGTAAAGAAAAAGAATGGTCAATGCAAGTGTAAGAAAACGGCGAATCAGAACAAGTAAATAAAATTGAAGTAATCCATATTttcctgtttttgtttttggtccaATAGTTTTCATAGCAAGTCTTTCATTATTCTTGAACCATTTCCCATCCACTTTCACTCGTTTGGAggaacttttaaaatgattgaagacTCTTTTAGACATAAAATATTTGGATTTCAAaggcacttgaagtgcttcgtggaagaagaagaagcagcttTTTGCTTCTTTCAAAAAGCATTTCAGGTGTTTTTTTAGAACTTACTTGCGTTTTTACTAATGATAGAttcaaaaaccattttaactaaaagCATTTCTAAATGAGTTCTAATTGCATCTTAATAACAAAGAGCCTGGgaaatttgttttctttaggAATGTTGCAGTTCTAACTATTCCCAAACCATAATAGCCACTTAGCACTACagtctaataatattttttttaacttgtaagtgagagatattAGGTTTATTCTCACCAAATCGAATTTGAACCAATTATTGCTAGTGTATTATGAAGCTTAGCTTACTCTCCTATCCTCtttgtaaataatatcatttgttaaaattaaaaaaaataaaagaactatTCTCAAACCACAGTAAAAGTAgtttatataagaaaaaaaaaactacactGATACTAAATCACGATCAGGGACGTGAGATTGGTGCTAAGCCGGATAAAATTGATGCTTCtcatttataataatttaatatcaaaCACGCTGTTTATGAAAGTCACAATTTAACCTTTCACTAACAAAATGAGAAATAACACTAAATTGTAGAATTAAGTGGGTGAGGATGAGTTGAggcttatttttacttttacccTCActgcaaaagagaaaaagaaaatgttttccaaaaaaaaaaaaaaaaaaaaaaaagaaaaaaaaaaagaagaaaatattaaGGAAAACCGCGCGTTTTAGGGACCAGTCCttcatttcttcttccttccccgtTCCCCCTCCGTCTTCGTAGATCTGCAACTTTTTCTTCTCCTACACGCAATTGAACATATCATCATCACAATCATCCGCTTCAGATCGTAGCCGTATATCTGAAAATGGTGCTGGTCTCGGCCGTACGGGATTACCTGAGTCGGATGTTGCAGGACATCTCCGGCATGAAGGTTCTCATCCTCGATTCCCACACGGTAACAACCCTTTCAACTCTCGAAAAGTTTCAAAAATTTTCTGAAGCAATTTTGATCGAGTAAATaattggttgtttttttttttttttgattgattgtggcgTAGGTCAGTACAGTCAGCGTGGCGTATTCGCAATCCGAGCTTCTTCAGAAGGAAGTGTTTCTGGTGGAATTGGTAGACTCCATTTCCAAGTCCAGAGAATCCATGTCTCACCTCAAAGCCGTCTACTTCCTCGCACCCACTTCAGAGAATATACAGTATTTGCGCCGGCACTTGGTTGCTCCTCGATTTGGAGAGTATCACCTCTGTAAGTTTTGATGTTCCTTTATGTTATTTTGGTTGTGGAGTGCGTTTGAAGGGTACCCAGATGATATTTGGAGCTCATTTCTCATGGAATTCCGGAATTTTACAGTTTTCTCCAACATATTGAAGGATACCCAGATTCATATTTTAGCTGATTCAGATGAGCATGAAGTTGTGCAACAACTTCAGGTAATTCATCATTCACTCAAATGCTTTCTCGCATGTTCGTTTCGATTATCTGAAAATTTATGTATGTAGTAATGCACATTGCTAACTGAATTTGGACTTCCAATTTTATTTGGGATGCCAGCAATTTGAGAAATACATCATAAGTAGTGAAGTTTGTAACTAACAGCCAGATAAATGTTCTTTTGGTCACCTAGTGACCAGGAATGCATGGTCACTCATCCTTCGATTTGATATCGAGGTTGGATAAGAAATGAATGCGCATTTAATGTTTTAATCTCAACACTTATTATCAAAGCCAAGGGTGAGGGACCTTTCCGTGGTCACCTAGTAACCCAAAGAATGGGACTCACGTAACGGGAACGTACATCTCAAGTAAGCTTATTATAGTATTATGTGGAAGCATGGTTTTTGTTTCACTCGCTTTTGTAGGGAAGTTGATGCaaaatataatttgtttttgtttgaataTGGTTACTCTGTGCTCTGCCCGGTTGGAATCAGTTTTATTTCTGTTAAATCCTTGTTTCTTTTTTAAGAACTAATAGTAATAACTTCAACCGAAAACTAACAATAATAAATCCCTGTTCTAATGCATGACTATAGAGATCAAATTTCCAGTGAAGTTCTCTTTTaagataaagaaaaaataaattctgGTGTAACATAGTGGTTATGCCATTCTAATAGTAAActtaacaataaaaaattcaCCATGAAACCGTACATATGGGTTTAGTTTCTTACTCTTCATATTAGGCTTATCTTCGTCCTGCAGGAGTTCTATGCAGACTTTGTTGCAACTGATCCTTACCATTTTACTTTGAATGTGCCATCAAATCACATGTATATGCTCCCAGCAGTTGTGGATCATTCAAATTTACAGTGCTTCTGTGATCGAGTAGTTGATGGAATTGCAGCTGTTTTTTTGGCATTAAAACGAAGACCAGTTATTCGTTATCAAAGAACATCTGATATTGCAAAAAGGATTGCGCAGGAAACAGCAGTAAGTATAATATGTTCCAAATAGTTTTGTATGTGGACTTGTATTGATAGTACTATTTTGAATGTGAACTTTATCAGGGGTTTGtattctcctttctctctttttctataAGCTCAACTTTTTATGCATGATGTATGCCATATAAAGTGGATTTTACAGCATGCAGATTCTCTCCATGAAAGTCTGTACAGGGAACCTGATATTGTGTTTTGGGCATGTAACAGAAGCTAATGTACCAGCAGGAAAGCGGACTTTTTGATTTCAGACGAACAGAAATTTCTCCATTATTGCTGGTAATTGATAGGAGGGATGATCCTGTGACCCCGTTGCTGAATCAGTGGACCTATCAGGTAATTGTGTCGTGACTAACATTTACTGGATGTGTGACATTGTCTCATCTTGATGCTTACTTATAAAATTACAATGGGACAAAATCACCTGAAATATAAACAGAGCTCATTTATTAATCTAATTTCAGGCAATGGTTCATGAATTGATTGGTATTCAAGACAACAAAGTCGACTTACAAAACATTGGAAAATTTCCAAAGGATCAACAGGTTGAGTTTTATTTTCCCTCAGTACTTTAAGTATCTGTAtttaagaggtcgcacttggtgcgatggcaagtgccttcgcccatgagcggtaggtctcgggttcgagacttgggagcagcctctccataaatgggggtaaggctagccgacattcacctctcctagaccctgcgtaaagcgggagcttgtgcactgggtacgactttAAGTATCTGTATTTGTAATTTTTCTTGCTAAACAAATACATTTGGTATTGATGCTCGTAGGAGGTTGTGCTGTCATCAGAACAAGATGCTTTTTTCAAAAAGAACATGTATGAGAACTTTGGTGATATTGGGATGAACATCAAGCAGTTGGTTGATGAATTTCAGCAAATTTCAAAAAGTAACCA
Encoded proteins:
- the LOC126586130 gene encoding vacuolar protein sorting-associated protein 45 homolog, which translates into the protein MVLVSAVRDYLSRMLQDISGMKVLILDSHTVSTVSVAYSQSELLQKEVFLVELVDSISKSRESMSHLKAVYFLAPTSENIQYLRRHLVAPRFGEYHLFFSNILKDTQIHILADSDEHEVVQQLQEFYADFVATDPYHFTLNVPSNHMYMLPAVVDHSNLQCFCDRVVDGIAAVFLALKRRPVIRYQRTSDIAKRIAQETAKLMYQQESGLFDFRRTEISPLLLVIDRRDDPVTPLLNQWTYQAMVHELIGIQDNKVDLQNIGKFPKDQQEVVLSSEQDAFFKKNMYENFGDIGMNIKQLVDEFQQISKSNQNIQTIEDMAKFVDNYPEYRKMHGNVSKHVALVTEMSKLVEERKLMVVSQTEQELACNGGQVAAFEAVTNLLNNESVSDIDRLRLVMLYALRYEKESPVQLMQLFNKLSSKSRKYKPGLVQFLLKQAGVDKRTGDLFGNRDFLNIARNMARGLKGVENVYTQHQPLLFQTMESISKGRLRDVDYPFVGNHFQQGRPQDVVIFIVGGTTYEESRCVALQNAMNTGIRFILGGSVILNSKRFLKDLEEAQRLARTSNAI